In Halogranum gelatinilyticum, the DNA window CGAGCGAAGACGGCGACGACGACCGCCGAGACGAGGTAGGTTGCCACGGCGAACCGGATGACCTCGCGGCCGTAGGTCTCCGCGATGTCCTCGTCGCCGGTGCCGAGTGCTTGGCCGACGAGGCTGGAGGAGGCGAGGCCGAAGCCCCAGCCGGGCGTGTTCATGATGCCCCAGATGCGTCGGGCGATGACGAACGCGGCGAGGACGCCCTCCTGCATCCCGCCGAGGATGGCGAGCATCGGGAACTCCGCGACCGTCCAGACGAGGTTTCGGCCCATTACCGGCAGGCCGATCTGGACGAGGTCCCGGAGGTTGTCGGCGTCGACGTAGCTGCCGAACGGGTCGATCTGAACCGGGAACGCGCCGACACCGGGGAGTCCCCCGCGCACGAGCCCGAGCGCGAACGCGCCGGTGACGATGGCGTTCGAGAACACGGTGCCGAGTGCCGCGCCGGTGACGCCCATGTCCAGCCCGAAGATGAGCACTGCGTTGAGACCGATGTTGATGACCGCCCCGCTCGCGCGTAGTACCATTGCGGTGTAGGCGTCGTCGGCACCGACGAGAACGCGGCTGCCGACAAGGTTGAGACCCGCAAAGGGCACTCCGAAGCCGACCACGGCGAGGTAGGTCGCACCGTAGTCGACGACGGCGGCGTTGCCGTTGATGAGCGAGATGAGTTCCGTCGAGTACGTGTAGAAGACAGCGGTGACGGGGAGACCGACGAGGACGACGAGGAGGGCACTGGAGCGCACGGCGAGACCGATTCCCTCGCTCTCGTCCGCGCCGTAGCGTTGCGAGACGAGTGCGATGGTGCCGCCAGCGACGCCGCCACCGATGGAGAAGGCGAGTCCCCAGAAGGGACCGGCGATACCGACGCCGGTGATGGCTGCCGTCCCCGCGGCGATCCCGACCATCGCCACGTCGACGGCGTTCTTCGACATCCGGGCGATACCGGTGACGATGCGGGGCCACGAGAGGTCGGCCGTCCGGACCGCTCGCTCGCGGTCGATCAGCCCGAGTCGGGCCAAGAGGAGACCGATAGAGACGATGAGACGGCGGAAGGGGTTCGGAAGCGAGGACACCGTACACATCCTTCCGGCGGAGCGTATAAACGAACTTCGTCACAGCTCGCGTGAGCGGTGTGCGAACGCGGTGCGGGGCTTCCGCGTTCGGCACGCTTTTCCACGTTCGTGGCGTTGTGCCGCGTATGTCTGGCACGTTCGACCACGTCATGATCCGCGTCGAGGATCTGGAGGAGTCGCTCGACTGGTATACCACACATCTGAACTACGAGGAGAAGGGTCGCTGGGAGGCCGACACCTTCACCAACGTCTACATCGGGCCCGAGGAGCTGCACGACGAGGGTGCGATGCTCGAACTCACGTACAACCACGGCGACAACAGCTACGAGCTGGGCAACGCCTGGGGACACATCGCCGTGCGCGTGCCCGAAGACGAGCTACAGTCCTCCTACGACCAGCTGATGGAGGAGGGCGTCGAGGACTACCGCGACCCCGAGTCCTGTGGCAACCGCTACGCCTTCGTCAAGGACCCCGACGGCCACGAGATCGAGATCGTCAAGCGCGACCAGGGCGCGAAGTGGAGCATCGACCACACGATGATCCGCGTTGAGGATGTCGACGAGGCAATCGGCTTCTGGACCCGCAAGTTCGAGTACGAGCACACGGGCCGCTGGGAGTCCGACACCTTCGCGAACTACTTCATGAAGCCCGAAGGGGCGTCCGAGCACGCGATGGCCATCGAGCTGACGTACAACTACGACGGCCGCACGTACGACCTCGGCGACGCCTGGGGGCATCTGGCCGTCCGCGCCGACGACCTCCACGACTACTGGGAGACGCTGGAGACCCGCGAGACCGAGCAGTACCGCACGCCCGCCGACTGCGACGACCTCTACGCGTTCACCAAGGACCCCGAGGGCCACGAGATCGAGGTCCTCGAACGCGACTGGAGCGACGAGTCGCTGTTCCCGGCGTAGAGCAGCGCGCGACACACCTCATCGGCGTGAGTGCGGCAAAACGTCTCGTTTTTTCAGACTGTCGACGACGAAAGTCGGTCGTGGTCCACACTGACACACGCCCGACAATCTCCCCCGTTACTGCCAGAAAGTACTTAAGCGAGAAATCGGCGAGAGGGCTTCTACCCCCTGAAATCGGCCGTGTGAAACGTTGACGCGATACACTGTTGACCACAAAGCATTTATAACGAGAGGCTTACGTTTGGACTGTACCCCTACCCATGGTGGCAGTAGTGAGTATCCCAGCCCGAGTCCGCCGCGCCGAGGTGGCACGGTGGGCACCGAGGTCCAGGGTGGGAGAAAGATGCCGCCGCCGACAGACTACAACCAAACCATGACATCTGATACTAATCAGAAGATCCGTGGCCTGCTGCTGGCTGCGCTGATGGTCACGTCCGTTTTCGCGGGCTCCATCGCGTTCGCCGGTACTGCAGCTGCGGCCAACAACCTCTCCGACGTGACGTTCAACGGGCAA includes these proteins:
- a CDS encoding MATE family efflux transporter: MSSLPNPFRRLIVSIGLLLARLGLIDRERAVRTADLSWPRIVTGIARMSKNAVDVAMVGIAAGTAAITGVGIAGPFWGLAFSIGGGVAGGTIALVSQRYGADESEGIGLAVRSSALLVVLVGLPVTAVFYTYSTELISLINGNAAVVDYGATYLAVVGFGVPFAGLNLVGSRVLVGADDAYTAMVLRASGAVINIGLNAVLIFGLDMGVTGAALGTVFSNAIVTGAFALGLVRGGLPGVGAFPVQIDPFGSYVDADNLRDLVQIGLPVMGRNLVWTVAEFPMLAILGGMQEGVLAAFVIARRIWGIMNTPGWGFGLASSSLVGQALGTGDEDIAETYGREVIRFAVATYLVSAVVVAVFARPIVSLFVEDPTTQVFSIAVSLVYVACVAVVFQGVSGGAAGPLDASGDTRWAFGSQFLGMTTSIALAFVGASVPAIGITGLYVAFLAETTIPAALNYYRFRTGTWKEVSRNYRPGATADD
- a CDS encoding VOC family protein, whose protein sequence is MSGTFDHVMIRVEDLEESLDWYTTHLNYEEKGRWEADTFTNVYIGPEELHDEGAMLELTYNHGDNSYELGNAWGHIAVRVPEDELQSSYDQLMEEGVEDYRDPESCGNRYAFVKDPDGHEIEIVKRDQGAKWSIDHTMIRVEDVDEAIGFWTRKFEYEHTGRWESDTFANYFMKPEGASEHAMAIELTYNYDGRTYDLGDAWGHLAVRADDLHDYWETLETRETEQYRTPADCDDLYAFTKDPEGHEIEVLERDWSDESLFPA